One genomic segment of Stigmatopora argus isolate UIUO_Sarg chromosome 1, RoL_Sarg_1.0, whole genome shotgun sequence includes these proteins:
- the fbxw12 gene encoding F-box/WD repeat-containing protein 12 isoform X2, with protein MDPQILTHDCIIHIFSFLTEEDLIRASSVSKDWHDVAETQWLWRRMCLQRWGFCSQAVLGSPVVNHSWKTYFLRRSHLETKMKEGRTGDYTCRSLRGHTGKIVGLVYLQENSPLNPDLWNTPATVCSASTDGTVRAWNTQNGQLMWCSAKQSPLSSIISDEQRDFVITADSTGLIKVLQGQTGKEVASNSAASTHCTLLQYNKDNEWFLSVGKSQGSLCTLSGTALTERSSIMVCDSFKVNILLVSPDRKWIIAGSNENVDLSPKVIYTDSLTCPCEDEDPLCQFVPVAGCQAAVFVPTQSARLAMVHCKERSNNKALTVFDVIIKKSKYTSQIQVQQVESFSLPMGISSNILLEAKDSNSIVMAVDHHLWMYSMKGSLLASFTEHTMPITSMCVDSFRVVTASQDLSLHVLAWKHDSDRGLVLESRYYLLGGSHTMSRGFSIVACDFSSIVGSVQGKDGKDILKAYTFTS; from the exons ATGGACCCTCAGATCTTGACACATGATTGTATTatccatattttttcatttctgaCCGAAGAAGATCTAATCAGGGCATCGAGCGTGAGTAAG GACTGGCATGATGTTGCTGAGACTCAGTGGTTGTGGAG GAGGATGTGCTTGCAGCGGTGGGGCTTTTGTAGTCAGGCTGTGTTGGGCAGCCCTGTCGTCAATCACTCGTGGAAGACATACTTTCTGCGACGATCCCATTTGGAGACCAAGATGAAAGAAGGGCGAACTGGGGACTACACCTGCAGAAGTCTCCGAGGCCACACAG GGAAAATTGTGGGCTTGGTTTACCTCCAGGAGAACTCACCACTAAATCCTGATCTGTGGAACACACCAGCCACAGTTTGCAGTGCTTCTACTGATGGTACAGTCCGGGCATGGAACACTCAGAAT gGTCAACTCATGTGGTGCAGTGCTAAGCAGAGCCCTTTATCAAGCATCATAAGCGATGAGCAACGTGACTTTGTCATCACAGCAGACTCCACCGGCTTGATCAAGGTCTTGCAAGGTCAGACTGGTAAGGAGGTGGCATCCAATTCTGCTGCATCCACGCACTGTACGTTGCTGCAGTATAACAAGGACAATGAATGGTTTCTCTCT GTTGGAAAGAGTCAGGGGTCATTGTGCACTCTATCTGGAACAGCTTTGACTGAAAGATCCAGTATAATGGTATGTGACAGCTTTAAAGTCAATATACTACTGGTTTCCCCTGACAGGAAATGGATCATAGCTGGCTCCAATGAGAACGTTGATTTAAGTCCAAag GTGATTTACACGGATAGTTTGACCTGCCCGTGTGAGGACGAAGACCCACTGTGCCAGTTTGTGCCGGTCGCTGGGTGCCAGGCGGCCGTCTTTGTCCCCACGCAGTCTGCCAGACTGGCCATGGTCCACTGCAAAGAGCGCAGCAACAACAAAGCACTCACTGTCTTTGATGTCATCATTAAAAAGTCAAAGTACACGTCCCAGATCCAAG TTCAACAGGTAGAGTCCTTCTCCTTGCCCATGGGGATATCTTCAAACATTCTTCTTGAGGCTAAAGACAGCAACTCCATTGTGATGGCAGTAGATCATCATCTCTGGATGTATTCTATGAAAGGTTCATTGCTCGCGAGCTTTACCGAGCATACGATGCCTATCACTTCTATGTGTgtg GATAGTTTTCGTGTGGTAACAGCATCTCAGGATCTTTCCTTGCACGTGCTTGCATGGAAGCATGACAGCGATCGTGGGCTGGTCTTGGAAAGTCGATACTACTTACTGGGAGGTTCTCACACTATGTCCAG AGGATTCAGCATCGTCGCCTGTGACTTCTCCAGCATTGTTGGTTCAGTCCAAGGGAAGGATGGcaaagacattttaaaagcaTATACATTCACCTCCTGA
- the ptpdc1b gene encoding protein tyrosine phosphatase domain-containing protein 1, translating to MALHERPHGGALMEFIRAPRAKYTIIGEAIRYVIPAHMQCSIGCGGQSCKYDNPNYWRDDQQAIKGLYSSWVTDHLLAMSRPSTEIIEKYNIIEQFRRNGIKTVINLQIPGEHASCGSPLEPQSGFSYKPEVFMENNIYFYNFGWSDYGVANLTTVLDIVKVMAFAVQEGKIAVHCHAGLGRTGVLLACFLAYATRMTANQAILYIRAKRPGSVQTRSQLSCVREFVQFLGPLRSVFSCTEPRSQPVTLTQYLNRQRHILHGLERKELKHLPKIVQLVSRLLLDIVQNRQVIEEDILEAPDIQDIEMTLSIIEKLGPQFCTKEPRLPGSPTLPRHFHEPPIFYHRKSLSYSESDLRRLGSQLNLLTQPLGSLSQDNIARPHSPSISRAPAHQWKSWNSNTSDLSQSSRGSLWEFKNDEKDGSILLKKVKQTPIQRSGSVGSNGPLQKGSMLSRLKAAQREELEGNERKSQCRDEEQSEVPYITLQSELSLEARRLLVAQAMAVDLFLDGEQEHRNKVLTWQAELNQGGAWERLCMERDPFILTGLMWAWLEQLKEPVICLQDVISLKPVNNDAQTILNTFDQAPKETLICILDCMAHLLTVPEEVENAFLNRAIKAFTWMESNSNNGSQVYESMTRVLRCVLEDMRCVATKAEDPLSFSFA from the exons ATGGCACTCCATGAAAGGCCCCATGGGGGTGCTTTGATGGAATTCA TCAGAGCTCCCAGAGCAAAGTACACTATAATTGGAGAGGCGATTCGCTATGTCATCCCAGCACATATGCAATGTTCTATTGGCTGTGGAGGTCAAAGCTGCAAGTACGACAACCCAAATTACTGGCGTGATGACCAGCAGGCAATTAAAGGCCTCTACTCATCATG GGTGACTGATCACCTTCTTGCAATGTCCCGACCCTCCACTGAAATCATTGAAAAATATAACATTATTGAGCAATTCAGAAG GAATGGCATTAAAACCGTGATAAATCTCCAGATACCTGGTGAGCATGCCAGCTGTGGAAGCCCTTTGGAGCCACAGAGTGGTTTCTCCTACAAACCAGAGGTCTTTATGGAAAATAACA TTTATTTCTACAACTTTGGCTGGAGTGACTATGGAGTAGCCAACCTTACTACTGTTCTGGATATAGTGAAGGTTATGGCCTTTGCTGTGCAGGAGGGAAAAATAGCTGTTCACTGTCATGCAGGTCTTGGAAGAACAG GTGTGTTACTGGCATGTTTTTTGGCCTATGCCACTAGGATGACTGCAAATCAAGCGATTCTATACATTAGGGCCAAACGCCCTGGTTCTGTTCAGACGCGCAGTCAGCTGAGCTGTGTCCGTGAGTTTGTCCAGTTTCTCGGCCCTTTAAGGAGTGTGTTTTCTTGTACTGAGCCTCGATCGCAGCCTGTCACCTTGACCCAATACCTCAATCGCCAGAGACACATCCTGCATGGCCTTGAGCGTAAAGAATTGAAGCACCTGCCAAAGATTGTCCAACTTGTCTCCAGGCTTCTCTTGGATATCGTACAGAATCGACAAGTGATCGAGGAGGACATTTTGGAGGCGCCGGACATCCAAGATATTGAGATGACCCTCAGCATCATTGAAAAGCTCGGACCTCAGTTTTGTACGAAAGAGCCTCGCTTACCAGGTTCACCCACCTTACCGAGGCATTTTCATGAACCGCCGATCTTCTACCATCGCAAGAGTCTGAGTTATAGTGAGTCTGATTTAAGACGTCTGGGCTCACAACTCAACCTCCTCACACAGCCCTTGGGCTCTCTCTCACAGGATAATATTGCCAGGCCCCATTCCCCATCGATCTCTAGAGCACCCGCACACCAATGGAAGAGTTGGAATAGTAACACATCCGACCTCTCCCAAAGCTCCAGAGGATCACTCTGGGAATTCAAGAATGATGAGAAGGAtggctccattttgttaaagaAAGTTAAGCAGACGCCTATCCAACGCAGCGGGTCTGTAGGAAGCAATGGGCCACTCCAAAAAGGCAGCATGCTCTCCAGATTGAAAGCAGCACAACGGGAAGAGTTGGAAGGAAATGAGAGGAAATCTCAATGTAGGGATGAAGAGCAGTCGGAGGTTCCGTACATTACCCTCCAGTCTGAGTTGTCATTGGAAGCCAGGAGGCTTCTAGTGGCACAAGCCATGGCAGTAGACCTTTTCCTAGATGGGGAGCAGGAACATAGGAACAAAGTGTTAACATGGCAG GCTGAACTAAATCAAGGTGGTGCATGGGAAAGGCTATGCATGGAGCGGGACCCCTTCATCCTTACAGGTCTGATGTGGGCATGGTTAGAGCAGCTTAAGGAGCCAGTCATCTGCCTCCAAGATGTTATCTCCCTAAAGCCTGTAAACAACGATGCTCAGACTATCCTCAACACATTTGACCAG GCACCCAAAGAAACCCTGATATGCATACTGGACTGTATGGCTCATTTACTGACAGTACCGGAGGAGGTTGAAAATGCATTCCTGAATCGTGCAATCAAGGCTTTCACATGG ATGGAAAGCAATTCGAACAATGGAAGCCAAGTGTACGAGTCCATGACAAGAGTCCTACGGTGTGTCCTTGAGGACATGAGATGTGTTGCCACCAAAGCTGAAGAccctttgtctttttcttttgcgTAG
- the fbxw12 gene encoding F-box/WD repeat-containing protein 12 isoform X1 — MKEGRTGDYTCRSLRGHTGKIVGLVYLQENSPLNPDLWNTPATVCSASTDGTVRAWNTQNGQLMWCSAKQSPLSSIISDEQRDFVITADSTGLIKVLQGQTGKEVASNSAASTHCTLLQYNKDNEWFLSVGKSQGSLCTLSGTALTERSSIMVCDSFKVNILLVSPDRKWIIAGSNENVDLSPKVIYTDSLTCPCEDEDPLCQFVPVAGCQAAVFVPTQSARLAMVHCKERSNNKALTVFDVIIKKSKYTSQIQVQQVESFSLPMGISSNILLEAKDSNSIVMAVDHHLWMYSMKGSLLASFTEHTMPITSMCVDSFRVVTASQDLSLHVLAWKHDSDRGLVLESRYYLLGGSHTMSRGFSIVACDFSSIVGSVQGKDGKDILKAYTFTS, encoded by the exons ATGAAAGAAGGGCGAACTGGGGACTACACCTGCAGAAGTCTCCGAGGCCACACAG GGAAAATTGTGGGCTTGGTTTACCTCCAGGAGAACTCACCACTAAATCCTGATCTGTGGAACACACCAGCCACAGTTTGCAGTGCTTCTACTGATGGTACAGTCCGGGCATGGAACACTCAGAAT gGTCAACTCATGTGGTGCAGTGCTAAGCAGAGCCCTTTATCAAGCATCATAAGCGATGAGCAACGTGACTTTGTCATCACAGCAGACTCCACCGGCTTGATCAAGGTCTTGCAAGGTCAGACTGGTAAGGAGGTGGCATCCAATTCTGCTGCATCCACGCACTGTACGTTGCTGCAGTATAACAAGGACAATGAATGGTTTCTCTCT GTTGGAAAGAGTCAGGGGTCATTGTGCACTCTATCTGGAACAGCTTTGACTGAAAGATCCAGTATAATGGTATGTGACAGCTTTAAAGTCAATATACTACTGGTTTCCCCTGACAGGAAATGGATCATAGCTGGCTCCAATGAGAACGTTGATTTAAGTCCAAag GTGATTTACACGGATAGTTTGACCTGCCCGTGTGAGGACGAAGACCCACTGTGCCAGTTTGTGCCGGTCGCTGGGTGCCAGGCGGCCGTCTTTGTCCCCACGCAGTCTGCCAGACTGGCCATGGTCCACTGCAAAGAGCGCAGCAACAACAAAGCACTCACTGTCTTTGATGTCATCATTAAAAAGTCAAAGTACACGTCCCAGATCCAAG TTCAACAGGTAGAGTCCTTCTCCTTGCCCATGGGGATATCTTCAAACATTCTTCTTGAGGCTAAAGACAGCAACTCCATTGTGATGGCAGTAGATCATCATCTCTGGATGTATTCTATGAAAGGTTCATTGCTCGCGAGCTTTACCGAGCATACGATGCCTATCACTTCTATGTGTgtg GATAGTTTTCGTGTGGTAACAGCATCTCAGGATCTTTCCTTGCACGTGCTTGCATGGAAGCATGACAGCGATCGTGGGCTGGTCTTGGAAAGTCGATACTACTTACTGGGAGGTTCTCACACTATGTCCAG AGGATTCAGCATCGTCGCCTGTGACTTCTCCAGCATTGTTGGTTCAGTCCAAGGGAAGGATGGcaaagacattttaaaagcaTATACATTCACCTCCTGA